One Avibacterium avium genomic window carries:
- the glpK gene encoding glycerol kinase GlpK, which produces MTEKKYIIALDQGTTSSRAVLLDHNANVVEIAQREFTQIYPQAGWVEHNPMEIWATQSSTLNEVVAKAGISSDSIAAIGITNQRETTIVWEKESGKPVYNAIVWQCRRTADITDKLKADGHEDYIRKTTGLVVDPYFSGTKVKWILDNVEGAREKAERGELLFGTVDTWLVWKLTQGRVHVTDYTNASRTMLFNIHTKQWDDKMLEILDIPKSMLPEVRNSSEIYGQTNIGGKGGVRIPVAGIAGDQQAALYGHLCVHAGQAKNTYGTGCFMLMHTGDKAVQSQNGLLTTIACNAKGEPEYALEGSIFMGGASIQWLRDELKIVHDSFDSEYFAQKVPDCNGVYVVPAFTGLGAPYWDPYARGAILGLSRGANRNHIVRATLESIAYQTRDVLEAMQSDSGEKLKSLRVDGGATANNFLMQFQADILNTPVERPVVKEVTALGAAYLAGLATGFWKDLDELRDKADVERTFLPDDDKAKRIKRYKGWKKAVKRALEWEKDED; this is translated from the coding sequence ATGACAGAGAAAAAATATATTATCGCTTTAGATCAAGGCACAACCAGTTCCAGAGCGGTATTGCTCGATCATAATGCCAATGTTGTTGAAATTGCGCAGCGTGAATTTACCCAAATTTACCCACAAGCAGGCTGGGTAGAGCATAATCCAATGGAAATTTGGGCAACACAAAGTTCCACCTTAAACGAAGTGGTGGCGAAAGCCGGCATTTCTTCTGATAGCATTGCAGCGATAGGGATCACGAATCAACGCGAAACTACTATCGTATGGGAAAAAGAAAGCGGCAAACCGGTTTACAATGCCATTGTGTGGCAGTGCCGCCGCACCGCGGATATTACCGACAAACTCAAAGCAGACGGCCACGAAGACTATATTCGTAAAACCACAGGATTGGTGGTAGATCCTTACTTTTCTGGCACTAAAGTGAAATGGATTTTGGATAATGTTGAAGGGGCAAGAGAAAAAGCTGAACGTGGCGAATTGCTTTTTGGTACGGTGGATACTTGGCTTGTGTGGAAACTCACCCAAGGACGCGTACACGTTACGGATTACACCAATGCTTCTCGCACAATGTTATTTAACATTCATACCAAACAATGGGATGACAAAATGCTCGAAATTTTGGACATTCCAAAATCAATGCTACCTGAAGTGCGTAATTCTTCGGAAATCTACGGACAAACCAATATCGGCGGAAAAGGTGGGGTGCGTATTCCAGTGGCGGGTATTGCAGGCGACCAGCAAGCAGCCCTTTATGGACATCTTTGCGTTCACGCAGGGCAAGCTAAAAATACCTATGGCACAGGCTGCTTTATGTTAATGCACACAGGCGATAAAGCCGTACAATCGCAAAATGGCTTGCTCACCACCATTGCTTGTAATGCTAAAGGCGAGCCTGAATATGCTTTAGAAGGCTCAATTTTTATGGGCGGCGCATCAATTCAATGGCTGCGTGATGAACTCAAAATTGTTCACGATAGTTTTGACAGCGAATATTTCGCACAAAAAGTACCTGATTGTAACGGTGTTTATGTTGTTCCCGCCTTTACTGGTTTAGGCGCGCCTTATTGGGATCCTTATGCCCGAGGTGCAATTTTAGGCCTATCTCGTGGCGCAAACCGCAACCACATTGTGCGCGCTACCCTTGAATCTATCGCGTATCAAACTCGTGATGTATTAGAAGCAATGCAATCCGATTCAGGGGAAAAACTCAAGTCCTTACGCGTGGACGGCGGCGCAACCGCTAATAATTTCCTAATGCAATTCCAAGCCGATATTCTCAACACCCCAGTTGAACGCCCTGTGGTGAAAGAAGTTACCGCACTAGGCGCAGCTTATCTTGCTGGGCTTGCCACCGGATTTTGGAAAGATTTAGACGAATTGCGTGATAAAGCTGATGTTGAACGCACTTTCTTACCTGATGACGATAAAGCTAAACGCATTAAACGTTACAAAGGCTGGAAAAAAGCCGTGAAACGTGCATTAGAATGGGAAAAAGATGAAGATTAA